A window of the Pseudomonas gozinkensis genome harbors these coding sequences:
- a CDS encoding GFA family protein, whose translation MTLTGQCRCSAVRYQLNTDVPPAIYACHCTDCQTWSGSAFALHALLPADALTLSGPLTTYAYDLNGQHTEHQLCSVCHTRLCNTTTAAPGMKVLRAGTLDESRSLQPMAHIWISHKQPWLTLPEELPSWPQSPTPQAFGEALMAYAG comes from the coding sequence ATGACACTCACCGGCCAATGTCGCTGCAGTGCCGTCCGCTATCAGTTGAACACCGACGTGCCGCCGGCGATCTACGCCTGCCATTGCACGGATTGCCAAACCTGGAGCGGCAGCGCCTTTGCCCTGCATGCGCTGCTGCCCGCCGACGCCCTGACGCTGAGCGGACCGTTGACCACTTATGCCTACGATCTCAATGGCCAGCACACCGAACATCAGCTGTGCAGCGTCTGCCACACGCGTCTGTGCAACACCACCACGGCCGCGCCGGGGATGAAAGTGCTGCGCGCCGGCACGCTCGATGAAAGTCGCTCACTGCAACCGATGGCGCACATCTGGATCAGTCACAAACAACCCTGGCTGACATTGCCCGAGGAGTTGCCGAGCTGGCCGCAGAGCCCGACCCCGCAGGCCTTCGGCGAAGCCCTCATGGCGTACGCTGGTTGA
- a CDS encoding helix-turn-helix transcriptional regulator — protein MKNRLKELRAERKWSQVDLAERLNVSRQTINAIENERYDPSLPLAFQIARAFEMPIESIFDDSVS, from the coding sequence ATGAAGAACCGCCTCAAGGAACTGCGAGCCGAGCGTAAGTGGTCGCAGGTTGATCTGGCCGAACGCCTGAACGTTTCGCGCCAGACCATCAATGCGATTGAAAACGAACGCTACGACCCGAGCCTGCCTCTGGCGTTCCAGATTGCCCGGGCGTTCGAGATGCCGATTGAGAGCATCTTTGATGACTCGGTGAGTTGA
- a CDS encoding sterol desaturase family protein: MDVLTQLFAQLCHWVIDPVTEQFLGLFDLNGRLGVVFLLTSYGVAYGLYRHRKSRHLTQARSFWQFVGGGRVHGHRSAWLDYRYYFIKAILRVTLVLPVVGLVDPHILRSGDYAQFFTQLWGAREQLPDHPLIALFYGLGVFLFRDFLHYWIHRAFHSRYLWEFHKVHHSAPVLVPATASRIHIVESIVERIVITAGLGAFAGVVWYACGGEVSRYTLFGVTWLVLIINSLGSNLRHSHVWLSFGPAIEHVLNSPAQHQIHHSDAPRHFNKNFAINLSLWDWLFGTLYVTTSKPEVLRFGTGEQDRTRYLTLYSLIVTPFVDTAKRLSSNADGLRTRFNQRTP, encoded by the coding sequence GTGGATGTCCTCACGCAACTCTTTGCGCAGCTCTGCCACTGGGTGATCGATCCGGTCACCGAGCAGTTCCTTGGCCTGTTCGATTTGAACGGTCGCCTGGGTGTGGTGTTTCTGCTCACGTCCTACGGCGTGGCTTACGGCCTTTATCGCCACCGAAAATCCCGACATCTGACGCAGGCCCGATCCTTTTGGCAATTTGTCGGCGGCGGTCGCGTCCACGGCCATCGTTCGGCCTGGCTGGATTACCGTTATTACTTCATCAAGGCGATTCTTCGAGTGACGCTGGTGTTGCCCGTGGTCGGCCTCGTCGATCCGCACATTCTGCGTTCAGGCGACTACGCGCAGTTTTTCACTCAGCTGTGGGGTGCGCGCGAGCAACTGCCGGATCATCCGTTGATCGCGCTGTTCTACGGACTTGGCGTGTTCCTGTTCAGGGATTTTCTGCATTACTGGATTCACCGCGCCTTCCACTCCCGCTATCTGTGGGAATTTCACAAGGTTCACCATTCGGCGCCGGTACTGGTGCCGGCCACCGCCAGCCGGATTCACATCGTCGAATCGATCGTCGAGCGGATCGTCATCACCGCCGGCCTCGGCGCGTTTGCCGGTGTGGTCTGGTACGCCTGTGGCGGCGAGGTCAGCCGCTATACGCTGTTCGGAGTGACCTGGCTGGTGCTGATCATCAACAGCCTGGGCTCCAATCTGCGGCACAGCCATGTCTGGCTGTCGTTCGGGCCGGCGATCGAGCATGTGCTCAACAGCCCGGCCCAGCACCAGATCCACCACAGCGACGCCCCACGACATTTCAACAAGAACTTCGCGATCAACCTGTCACTGTGGGACTGGCTGTTCGGCACGCTGTACGTCACCACTTCAAAGCCCGAAGTCCTGCGCTTCGGCACGGGCGAGCAAGACCGCACGCGTTATCTGACGCTGTACAGCCTGATCGTCACGCCGTTTGTGGACACTGCCAAGCGCTTGTCGTCGAACGCCGACGGGCTCAGAACCCGGTTCAACCAGCGTACGCCATGA
- a CDS encoding MarR family winged helix-turn-helix transcriptional regulator encodes MNSTANTAPTDLKLSDFLCFAVYSTNLAFGKAYKPILERLGLTYTQYITIVSLWEQDNQTVGGLGEKLFLESNTLTPILKKLQAMGYVQRQRDPADERQVRISLTQSGRDLRNVSSGTSLFEATGLTTEEFTQMQKSIVTLRNNLIRSMNAEG; translated from the coding sequence ATGAATTCCACCGCCAACACCGCACCAACCGATCTCAAACTCAGCGATTTCCTGTGCTTTGCCGTCTACTCCACCAACCTGGCGTTCGGCAAGGCCTACAAACCGATCCTCGAACGGCTCGGCCTGACTTACACCCAATACATCACCATCGTCTCCCTCTGGGAGCAGGACAACCAGACCGTCGGCGGCCTGGGCGAGAAGCTGTTTCTGGAATCCAACACCCTCACCCCGATCCTGAAAAAACTCCAGGCCATGGGCTACGTGCAGCGCCAGCGCGACCCGGCAGACGAACGCCAGGTACGAATCAGCCTGACCCAGAGCGGCCGCGACCTGCGCAACGTGTCTTCGGGCACGAGCCTGTTCGAGGCGACGGGGCTGACCACAGAAGAATTCACGCAGATGCAGAAGTCGATCGTCACGTTGCGCAACAACCTGATTCGGTCGATGAATGCCGAGGGCTAA
- a CDS encoding LysR family transcriptional regulator has translation MNAPQLQWETQRAFLAVLRTGSLSGAARLLGIAQATARRRIEALEQSVGVSLFIRSPSGLLPTETAKELIGHVEAMALAANAFNRAASADVAQTGGTVRLTAGKLLGVEILPPMLRRLRQQHPQLGLELNVSNRLQTLSQQEADVAVRIRRPTEASVVARKVGDLHVGLYATPELLAEQGVPETPEDLRHFSLIGPDRHAGEIEFLRERGFDCSAEHTAIRTDDHLAQWAALRAGLGVGVSSRQLAQRHGLVRVLPEFVDFTVDVWIAMHQDMRRVQRVSAVFDGLGADLQAFLEG, from the coding sequence ATGAACGCTCCACAACTTCAATGGGAAACCCAGCGCGCCTTTCTCGCGGTATTGCGCACCGGCAGTCTGTCGGGCGCCGCGCGTTTGCTGGGAATCGCCCAGGCCACGGCGCGGCGGCGGATAGAGGCGCTGGAGCAGAGCGTCGGCGTCAGCCTGTTCATCCGCTCGCCTTCGGGGCTGTTGCCGACCGAGACTGCGAAGGAGCTGATCGGCCACGTTGAAGCCATGGCCCTGGCCGCCAATGCTTTCAACCGCGCCGCTTCCGCCGACGTGGCGCAAACCGGCGGCACCGTGCGCCTGACGGCCGGCAAGCTGTTGGGCGTCGAGATCCTGCCGCCGATGTTGCGTCGCCTGCGTCAGCAACACCCGCAATTGGGTCTGGAATTGAATGTGTCGAATCGTCTGCAAACCCTCTCACAGCAAGAGGCCGACGTCGCCGTGCGCATCCGCCGCCCGACCGAAGCTTCGGTGGTGGCGCGCAAGGTCGGCGATCTGCACGTCGGCCTGTACGCCACGCCGGAATTGCTGGCGGAGCAGGGCGTGCCTGAAACGCCTGAGGACTTGCGCCATTTTTCGCTGATCGGCCCGGATCGCCATGCAGGCGAAATCGAGTTTCTGCGCGAACGCGGCTTCGATTGTTCAGCCGAGCACACGGCGATCCGCACCGATGATCATCTGGCGCAATGGGCGGCGTTGCGTGCGGGGCTGGGGGTTGGCGTGAGTTCCCGGCAACTGGCCCAGCGTCACGGCTTGGTCCGAGTCCTGCCCGAGTTTGTGGATTTTACGGTGGATGTATGGATCGCCATGCATCAGGACATGCGCCGGGTGCAGCGGGTTTCTGCGGTGTTTGACGGCTTGGGTGCGGACTTGCAGGCGTTTCTGGAAGGCTGA
- a CDS encoding ABC transporter substrate-binding protein: MALPFKRSALALLAASLAGALLGNTAQAEGKISIAQQFGIGYLILDVVRDQHLIEKHGKAQGLDIKVDWNSISGATAMNEALLTGSLDVVSAGVPPMLTVWDRTKGKQNVKAIASLGSMPNYLLTNNPNVKTLKDFSDKDRIAVPAAGVGFQSRTLQIETAKEFGNDQYKKFDDISVSLPHPDATAALIAGGSEINAHFSSPPFQYQALQNPNVHKVLSSYDVLGGQATFNVLYTTEKFHDENPKTYKAFYDALAEAEKIIKADKPAAAQAYIRVEQSKLPLALVEKIVTDPEIDFTVVPQRTFIYAEKLQELGVLKNKADSWKDYFFEEAHGGAGS, encoded by the coding sequence ATGGCCCTACCGTTCAAACGTTCTGCACTGGCGCTGCTGGCGGCTTCGCTGGCTGGCGCATTGCTCGGCAACACCGCTCAGGCCGAAGGCAAGATCAGCATCGCCCAGCAATTCGGCATCGGTTATCTGATTCTGGATGTGGTGCGCGATCAGCACTTGATCGAGAAGCACGGCAAGGCCCAGGGCCTGGACATCAAGGTCGACTGGAACAGCATTTCCGGCGCCACCGCCATGAACGAAGCGTTGCTCACCGGATCCCTGGACGTGGTCTCGGCCGGTGTGCCGCCGATGCTCACCGTGTGGGACCGCACCAAGGGCAAGCAGAACGTCAAGGCCATCGCTTCGCTGGGCTCGATGCCCAACTACCTGCTGACCAATAACCCGAACGTGAAAACCCTCAAGGACTTCAGCGACAAGGATCGCATCGCCGTTCCGGCGGCGGGTGTGGGTTTCCAGTCACGCACGCTGCAGATCGAAACGGCGAAAGAATTCGGCAATGACCAGTACAAGAAATTCGACGACATCTCCGTCAGCCTGCCGCACCCCGATGCCACGGCCGCGTTGATCGCCGGCGGCTCGGAAATCAACGCGCATTTCTCCAGCCCGCCGTTCCAGTACCAGGCGTTGCAGAATCCCAACGTGCATAAAGTGCTGAGTTCCTACGACGTGCTCGGCGGCCAGGCCACGTTCAACGTGCTCTACACCACGGAAAAATTCCACGACGAAAACCCGAAAACCTACAAGGCGTTCTACGACGCACTGGCTGAGGCCGAGAAAATTATCAAGGCCGACAAGCCTGCGGCAGCTCAAGCTTACATTCGGGTTGAACAGTCGAAGTTGCCGCTGGCGCTGGTGGAGAAAATCGTCACCGACCCGGAAATCGATTTCACCGTGGTGCCGCAACGCACCTTTATCTATGCAGAGAAATTGCAGGAGCTGGGCGTGCTGAAAAACAAGGCGGACAGCTGGAAGGATTATTTCTTTGAAGAGGCGCATGGCGGGGCGGGGAGTTGA